Proteins found in one Methanospirillum hungatei JF-1 genomic segment:
- a CDS encoding IPT/TIG domain-containing protein has translation MDKKTVPDLVKESDLVVTGTVKDIESNWDDEKLNIYTITTIIVNEVFLGPAIPKEEIKILSKGGTVNEITQWVEDEPSFSIGSDVGLLLNYPLKNQYLTNNMSDEICTVTGNFQGVFSIQNNKVDSEEHNEYGRYSIDEFKLIIEEAIQGREHIISSKKLFVKSGYEEKKKLETSSPMIQSVTPSTASAGTDTIITIKGTGFGTKSSRDSNADVFFLYRFNGQDQTLIWASGFPHFSINEYDIVSWTDSQIRVKVPVGRTQDNYDGGASSGYVGILTDNGEVSNVADFSVTFSYGKRKWPVTSVNYYINPGSIIGSLTAIQNAANSWNGQSSFKFNYAGTSSTTKSGADGKNVLLFRDLGSSGPIAQATYWFSSGIISEADVEFNTYYSWTTDTASGGLKNIEAIAIHELGHWLNLKDLYGWVPGFPSDLSPIMKVMFGYNGDVIGNTNLKTLSASEIAGIKWIYGGSGPTPTPTPTLTPTPTPTPTLTPTPTPTPTLTPTPTPTPTLTPTPTPTPTLTPTPTPTPTLTPTPTPTPTLTPTPTPTPTLTPTPTPTPTLTPTPTPTPTLTPTPTPTPTLTPTPTPTPTLTPTPTPIPVPVVTGIIPESGQAGLTINYTVTGSNFVDGAFVHLVKEGQTNITSTGTLKEGKLTGIFNLPLDAITGPWNVIVEQDELFSNDNILFTITPAPADTPVITSINPDSGEKGTEIIYSITGEHLLNGAIVNLTHEGEENITSIGYLMGSQLFGTFVIPTDALTGPWNASVNQNGLYSNDEIQFTITDGPVHIPVVHNITPDSGMQGESTDYLLQGENLTDGALVNLSHPEQVNISSTGNLSEGNLTGTIAIPDDALPGPWNVTVNQSGLTSNDNVQFIVLPSGPFPVVRSIAMSFAAPGKGSGFVVYGENFENGAIVNLSHSGEKNITAIGELVKGTLTGTFSIPESCRPGLWNVTVNVRGKVSNDNVQYPIKGKLR, from the coding sequence ATGGATAAAAAAACGGTTCCAGACCTGGTTAAAGAATCAGATCTTGTCGTCACTGGGACTGTTAAAGATATTGAAAGTAATTGGGATGATGAAAAACTGAATATATACACAATAACGACAATTATTGTTAATGAGGTTTTTCTTGGACCAGCAATTCCTAAAGAAGAAATTAAAATACTTTCTAAAGGTGGAACTGTTAATGAAATTACGCAATGGGTGGAAGATGAACCATCCTTTTCAATTGGTTCTGATGTCGGTCTTTTACTGAATTATCCATTAAAAAATCAGTATTTAACCAACAATATGTCAGATGAAATTTGTACTGTGACTGGTAATTTCCAGGGAGTTTTCTCTATACAAAATAATAAAGTTGATTCTGAAGAGCATAACGAATATGGAAGATATTCTATTGACGAATTCAAATTAATTATTGAAGAAGCAATTCAAGGTAGAGAACATATAATTTCGTCAAAAAAACTCTTTGTTAAATCTGGATATGAGGAGAAAAAAAAACTTGAGACTTCTTCACCAATGATACAAAGTGTCACTCCTTCTACTGCTTCTGCAGGAACAGATACTATTATTACTATAAAAGGAACTGGTTTTGGAACTAAATCAAGTAGAGACTCAAATGCGGACGTTTTCTTTCTTTATAGATTTAATGGACAAGACCAAACACTAATATGGGCTTCTGGATTTCCTCACTTTTCAATAAATGAATATGATATTGTCTCATGGACTGATTCTCAAATTCGAGTTAAGGTTCCTGTTGGAAGGACTCAAGATAATTATGATGGTGGAGCATCAAGTGGATATGTTGGAATCCTGACGGATAATGGTGAAGTTTCTAACGTTGCAGATTTTTCAGTTACTTTTTCATATGGGAAGAGAAAATGGCCCGTAACTTCAGTAAATTATTATATCAATCCCGGTAGTATAATTGGGTCACTTACGGCCATTCAAAATGCGGCAAATTCATGGAATGGTCAGTCATCATTCAAGTTTAATTATGCTGGTACATCTTCAACTACAAAATCAGGTGCTGATGGTAAAAATGTGCTTCTTTTTAGAGACTTAGGTAGTTCTGGCCCTATTGCTCAGGCAACATATTGGTTTTCATCTGGCATTATATCTGAAGCAGATGTTGAATTTAATACCTATTATTCCTGGACTACTGATACAGCATCTGGTGGATTGAAAAATATTGAAGCAATAGCCATTCATGAACTGGGACATTGGCTAAATTTAAAAGATTTATACGGTTGGGTTCCAGGATTTCCTTCAGATTTAAGCCCAATCATGAAGGTCATGTTTGGATATAATGGTGACGTTATTGGTAATACAAATTTAAAAACATTATCTGCTTCAGAAATTGCAGGAATTAAGTGGATTTATGGGGGATCCGGTCCGACTCCTACACCCACCCCAACTCTAACACCGACACCTACACCCACCCCAACTCTAACACCGACACCTACACCCACCCCAACTCTAACACCGACACCTACACCCACTCCAACTCTAACACCGACTCCTACACCCACTCCAACTCTAACTCCGACACCTACACCCACCCCAACTCTAACACCGACACCTACACCCACCCCAACTCTAACACCGACACCTACACCCACCCCAACTCTAACACCGACACCTACACCCACTCCAACTCTAACACCGACTCCTACACCCACTCCAACTCTAACTCCGACACCTACACCCACCCCAACTCTAACACCGACACCTACACCCACTCCAACTCTAACTCCGACACCTACACCGATTCCGGTCCCTGTTGTGACAGGTATTATACCAGAATCCGGTCAGGCCGGATTGACCATTAACTATACTGTCACCGGCTCCAATTTCGTTGATGGTGCGTTCGTCCATCTGGTAAAAGAAGGGCAGACCAATATTACTTCAACAGGAACACTCAAGGAAGGAAAACTGACCGGAATATTCAACCTTCCTTTGGATGCCATAACGGGGCCATGGAATGTCATCGTCGAGCAGGACGAGTTATTCAGTAATGATAATATCTTATTCACCATTACTCCGGCTCCGGCAGATACCCCGGTAATAACCTCGATAAATCCGGACTCAGGAGAGAAAGGTACGGAAATTATCTATTCAATCACAGGTGAGCACCTGCTGAATGGCGCAATAGTAAACCTTACCCATGAAGGTGAGGAAAATATTACGTCAATCGGATATCTTATGGGATCACAGCTCTTTGGCACATTCGTGATACCAACGGATGCTCTCACCGGACCATGGAATGCATCGGTGAACCAGAACGGACTCTATAGTAACGATGAGATTCAGTTCACCATCACAGATGGTCCGGTTCATATCCCGGTTGTTCATAATATTACCCCTGATTCAGGAATGCAGGGTGAATCAACCGATTACCTTCTTCAGGGAGAAAACCTTACGGATGGTGCTCTGGTAAACCTCTCCCATCCAGAACAGGTCAATATTTCATCAACTGGAAATCTCTCAGAAGGAAACCTGACAGGGACCATCGCTATCCCCGATGATGCTCTGCCCGGACCATGGAATGTGACCGTGAACCAAAGCGGCCTTACCAGTAATGATAATGTTCAGTTCATCGTTCTGCCATCCGGGCCGTTCCCGGTCGTACGCTCCATTGCCATGTCATTTGCAGCACCAGGAAAAGGGAGCGGATTTGTTGTTTATGGAGAAAATTTTGAGAACGGGGCGATTGTAAACCTGTCACACTCAGGTGAGAAGAACATCACCGCTATAGGTGAATTAGTAAAAGGGACTCTAACCGGGACATTTAGTATACCTGAATCATGCAGACCTGGACTTTGGAATGTAACGGTGAATGTTCGGGGAAAAGTCAGTAATGACAATGTCCAGTATCCCATTAAAGGGAAACTCCGGTAA
- a CDS encoding DUF4351 domain-containing protein: protein MRLFSKYRVSIHTVVLSPANSKNHVSAIDTGCLHYSVIHQVIKGRNADEVLERMHDDIAIGNPVNELELIFVPLMESRLPVRELLLETIKLEKEIRDENLKNKVIALTMVMANRLVEAELLEKIWEEVKMLKILKYAEDKGKEQGIQIGIEKGFEIGRLDEKRHLIERLLIKKFGPLPKDTQSKIQNMDDVVLDILSLEILDFQTKDDLFRFVDKMAP from the coding sequence TTGAGACTATTCTCAAAATATCGTGTATCTATCCATACGGTTGTCCTTTCCCCTGCCAATTCAAAAAACCATGTATCTGCCATTGATACCGGCTGCCTTCATTATTCGGTTATTCACCAGGTTATCAAGGGAAGAAATGCCGATGAGGTTCTTGAGAGGATGCATGATGACATTGCAATTGGAAATCCGGTAAACGAACTGGAACTGATCTTTGTGCCTCTCATGGAGAGCAGGCTTCCGGTCAGGGAGCTGCTTCTTGAGACGATAAAACTTGAGAAAGAGATAAGGGATGAGAACCTCAAGAATAAAGTAATTGCTTTGACCATGGTGATGGCAAACAGACTTGTGGAGGCTGAACTCTTAGAAAAAATATGGGAGGAGGTAAAAATGTTAAAGATATTAAAATATGCAGAAGATAAAGGAAAAGAACAGGGCATTCAGATAGGCATTGAGAAGGGTTTTGAAATTGGGAGATTGGATGAGAAACGTCACCTGATTGAACGACTGCTTATAAAGAAATTTGGTCCCCTTCCGAAAGATACACAAAGTAAGATTCAGAATATGGATGATGTCGTCCTTGATATCCTGAGTTTAGAGATTCTGGATTTTCAGACCAAAGATGATCTGTTCCGGTTTGTGGATAAGATGGCGCCCTGA
- a CDS encoding ribosome biogenesis/translation initiation ATPase RLI encodes MRIAVVHKDLCHSRKCGTECILYCPRVRTGDETVLLDEEGKAVISEELCVGCGICVKKCPFEAIDIITLPEELEHPTHRYGPNSFVLYGLPAPIEGKVTGVIGANGIGKSTSMKILSGQISPNLGIFDTEVKWEEVLKKYTGTELFDYLQRLSKGSIKASVKPQYIDVIPKVFQGKVWDLLKTTDERGALDQYLDILSLRQILDQEISNLSGGELQRVALAAALARNADFYFLDEVTPYLDIYQRMAAASAIRDLATEKPVVLIEHDIAILDMLADTVHIAYGKPAVFGIITRPKGVRIGINQYLDGFLPEENVRFRDYQVTFEVRAHKDGSQREPLLVIPEMKRTFDRFSLTVHPGEIFAGEVIGVVGQNGIGKSTFAKLLAGVEKPDSGSMETSVRISYKPQYLKGDSSDTVEFFLRQIARTFDSAQYQHDIVEGLTLGPILQLPVNTLSGGELQRVAIAACLSQPADLYVLDEPSAHLDVEQRVRLTKIFRNQVEGKEAAILVIDHDIYVIDIISERLLVFDGDPGVRGEAKGPFDMRTGMNMFLSQLGVTFRRDMSGRPRINKPDSYLDREQKSKGEYYYQDIE; translated from the coding sequence ATGCGAATAGCTGTCGTTCATAAAGATCTCTGTCATTCACGCAAATGCGGGACGGAATGTATCCTGTACTGTCCACGAGTCCGCACCGGAGACGAAACAGTCCTTCTTGATGAAGAAGGAAAAGCAGTTATCTCTGAAGAACTCTGCGTCGGGTGTGGTATCTGTGTGAAAAAGTGCCCCTTTGAAGCGATCGATATCATCACTCTGCCTGAGGAACTGGAACATCCGACACACCGGTACGGACCAAACAGCTTTGTCCTGTATGGTCTCCCTGCACCTATAGAAGGGAAGGTGACCGGTGTAATCGGAGCCAACGGTATCGGAAAATCCACCTCCATGAAGATCCTCTCCGGACAGATCAGTCCGAACCTTGGGATCTTTGACACTGAAGTGAAATGGGAAGAAGTTCTCAAGAAATACACCGGTACCGAACTCTTTGATTACCTGCAGCGACTTTCAAAGGGTTCAATCAAGGCATCCGTCAAACCTCAGTACATTGATGTCATCCCCAAGGTCTTTCAGGGAAAGGTCTGGGATCTCCTGAAAACAACCGATGAGCGTGGAGCGCTTGATCAGTACCTGGACATCCTCTCACTTCGTCAGATCCTTGACCAGGAGATTTCGAACCTCTCCGGTGGAGAACTCCAACGGGTTGCTCTTGCTGCAGCACTTGCACGAAACGCCGACTTTTACTTCCTTGATGAAGTCACCCCGTACCTTGATATCTACCAGCGGATGGCAGCCGCTTCAGCAATACGTGATCTCGCTACCGAAAAGCCGGTGGTTCTTATCGAACATGATATCGCCATCCTTGATATGCTGGCCGACACGGTTCATATTGCATATGGAAAACCGGCCGTTTTTGGTATCATCACTCGTCCGAAAGGAGTTCGGATAGGTATTAATCAGTACCTGGACGGATTCCTGCCTGAAGAGAATGTAAGATTCCGTGATTACCAGGTGACCTTTGAAGTCAGAGCACACAAGGACGGATCACAGCGGGAACCACTTCTTGTTATTCCGGAGATGAAACGAACCTTTGACAGGTTCTCCCTGACGGTGCATCCAGGGGAGATATTTGCGGGTGAAGTCATTGGGGTTGTGGGACAGAACGGTATTGGAAAGTCCACCTTTGCAAAACTTCTGGCCGGTGTTGAAAAACCGGATTCAGGCTCGATGGAAACATCAGTCAGGATATCTTATAAACCGCAGTACCTGAAAGGGGATTCATCAGATACTGTCGAGTTCTTCCTCAGGCAGATTGCACGTACCTTCGATTCTGCCCAGTATCAGCACGATATTGTTGAAGGTCTGACTCTGGGCCCGATTCTCCAGCTTCCGGTCAATACCCTCTCCGGGGGAGAACTGCAACGTGTCGCAATAGCTGCCTGTCTCTCCCAGCCCGCTGACCTGTACGTGCTTGATGAGCCGAGTGCCCATCTTGACGTAGAGCAGCGGGTCAGACTGACCAAAATATTCAGAAACCAGGTCGAAGGAAAGGAGGCAGCAATCCTTGTGATCGATCATGATATTTATGTAATTGATATCATCAGTGAACGACTGCTGGTCTTTGACGGAGATCCCGGAGTCCGTGGAGAGGCAAAAGGGCCGTTTGATATGAGAACCGGGATGAATATGTTCCTCTCCCAGCTTGGGGTGACATTCAGAAGGGATATGAGTGGCAGACCACGGATAAACAAGCCTGATTCATATCTGGACCGGGAACAGAAGAGCAAAGGTGAGTATTACTATCAGGATATCGAGTAA
- the rqcH gene encoding ribosome rescue protein RqcH: MSGLDLITVTDEITRLLPLWVHKVYLDENRLCIFRLNSKNQGKVNILIEPGRRFHCVSTLPEMPQIPPAFAMFLRKYLAGGRVDGIRQQGLQRTVIIDIRKSEQLFHLIVEVFDDGNIILCGEDMTIIQPLTRHRFKDRDVLPGAVYVFGQPDVSSIPVEEFAERLSTDDRDIVRSLAVGSFLGGRYAEYILSVTGIDKKTLAKEADAPALYTAIHNLLEKARTSPTPVLDKNGCHPIPVGDEKPGSFDSFNAALAAFYPVAPPVKKQEEKIRVSREDRIRHQQEEAIVKFEKNITRNEELAALLYEEYGFVSEIITTLSKAAETRSWQEIEAILKKDTSGAGKKIIRIFPAEAAVELDLGRPVKVFVHETIDQNAGRYYDQVKKFKKKLAGAKAAMEREVQQARTRKVQYQRPKKRWFDRFRWFYTSDQVLVIGGRDAGQNEELIRKYLEGGDTFVHADVHGASVVVVKGKTKDMDEVARFAAAYSGAWRAGFASADVYAARPDQVSKTAESGEYLSRGSFVVRGERQWFHDVPLEVVIGLQKAPQTRILGGPASAVTKSCDLFVTLRPGTFEPNDIAKKVVRALREKLSADEQKALKFALNTEAVAAFVPPGGSDLVEG, encoded by the coding sequence ATGAGTGGACTTGACCTCATCACCGTAACAGACGAGATCACACGGCTCCTCCCCCTCTGGGTGCATAAAGTGTACTTAGATGAGAACCGTCTCTGTATCTTCAGACTGAATAGTAAAAACCAGGGAAAGGTAAATATCCTTATTGAACCAGGAAGGCGGTTCCATTGTGTATCAACACTTCCCGAGATGCCACAGATCCCCCCGGCATTTGCGATGTTTCTCAGAAAATATCTTGCCGGCGGGAGGGTTGACGGTATACGTCAGCAGGGGTTGCAGCGGACAGTCATAATCGATATCAGAAAGTCCGAGCAGCTGTTCCATCTCATTGTTGAGGTCTTTGATGATGGAAATATCATTCTGTGCGGGGAGGATATGACCATCATCCAGCCGCTCACCCGGCACCGGTTTAAGGATCGTGATGTACTCCCCGGGGCTGTATATGTCTTTGGACAGCCGGATGTCAGTTCCATACCCGTAGAGGAGTTTGCTGAGCGGTTGTCCACCGATGACCGGGATATTGTCAGGTCCCTGGCCGTCGGTTCATTCCTTGGTGGTCGGTATGCAGAATACATCCTCTCTGTTACCGGGATAGATAAAAAAACGCTTGCAAAAGAGGCTGATGCTCCGGCACTTTATACTGCGATCCATAACCTCCTTGAAAAAGCCAGAACTTCTCCGACCCCGGTCCTTGATAAAAACGGATGTCATCCGATTCCTGTCGGTGATGAAAAACCCGGTTCTTTTGACTCCTTTAATGCGGCCCTTGCTGCATTCTACCCGGTTGCACCTCCGGTAAAGAAACAGGAGGAGAAGATACGGGTATCCCGTGAGGACCGGATCCGTCATCAGCAGGAAGAGGCTATTGTAAAGTTTGAGAAGAATATCACCCGGAATGAGGAGCTTGCCGCTCTCCTCTATGAAGAGTACGGCTTTGTATCTGAAATTATTACAACACTATCAAAGGCTGCAGAGACTCGTTCATGGCAGGAAATTGAAGCCATATTAAAGAAGGATACGAGCGGTGCAGGAAAGAAAATAATCAGGATATTCCCTGCAGAGGCAGCAGTTGAACTCGACCTTGGTCGTCCGGTGAAGGTTTTTGTCCACGAAACCATTGACCAGAATGCCGGCAGGTACTATGATCAGGTCAAAAAGTTCAAGAAGAAACTTGCCGGGGCAAAAGCGGCTATGGAACGTGAGGTGCAGCAGGCACGAACCAGGAAAGTGCAATACCAGCGGCCGAAGAAGCGGTGGTTTGACCGGTTCAGATGGTTTTATACATCAGATCAGGTTCTGGTCATTGGCGGCCGGGATGCCGGGCAGAATGAAGAACTGATCAGGAAGTACTTGGAGGGTGGTGACACCTTTGTCCATGCTGATGTTCATGGAGCCAGTGTGGTTGTAGTAAAGGGAAAAACGAAAGATATGGATGAGGTGGCACGGTTTGCAGCGGCATATTCAGGTGCATGGCGGGCCGGGTTTGCATCCGCTGATGTGTATGCGGCACGGCCTGATCAGGTATCAAAGACTGCAGAGTCAGGTGAATACCTCTCCAGAGGTTCGTTCGTGGTCAGGGGAGAACGACAATGGTTCCACGATGTCCCGCTTGAGGTAGTTATCGGCCTTCAGAAGGCCCCCCAGACCCGGATTCTCGGAGGTCCGGCATCAGCGGTTACAAAATCCTGTGACCTTTTCGTGACCCTTCGTCCGGGAACATTTGAGCCCAATGATATCGCAAAAAAGGTTGTTCGTGCTCTTCGTGAGAAACTATCTGCAGATGAACAGAAGGCACTTAAATTTGCGCTCAATACCGAAGCGGTCGCTGCTTTTGTCCCGCCCGGAGGATCTGATCTGGTGGAAGGATGA
- a CDS encoding mRNA surveillance protein pelota, with protein MKAEIEELQRSFGEIRLFPENSDDLWHLHNLITPGSLVYATTLRSVEGSQDKIRPEKQEKRPVRLGIRVEDVEFHEYSIRLRVFGTIESGVDIGSHHTLNLEPGYEISVIKSWSGSDLERIDRAIKGSTSEAIHILTVEEGEAELYRVQSYGPKQVWSLAAGSGKTAEVSSREEFSEAVVSQVSQLTGPLVIAGPGFVKEEIIAKFKRKNPSRSAPLVIGDTRAGGRRAVQEVIGQGILEKLNGDLQLAREVTCLDELMRRIGKDEPVAYGIDAVRDATGCGAVQTLMVVDTLLRDPDAADLIRQAEAMRSEVVIFSSRFEPGERLAGLGGIAALLRYSIA; from the coding sequence ATGAAAGCAGAAATAGAGGAACTCCAACGTTCATTTGGTGAAATTCGTCTTTTTCCTGAGAATAGTGATGACCTCTGGCACCTCCACAACCTCATTACACCCGGCTCTCTCGTCTATGCAACCACGCTCCGGAGTGTTGAAGGATCGCAGGATAAGATACGTCCGGAAAAGCAGGAAAAGCGACCGGTCCGTCTTGGTATCAGGGTGGAGGATGTCGAGTTTCATGAATATTCAATACGGCTTCGGGTTTTTGGAACCATTGAATCAGGGGTGGATATCGGCTCTCATCACACCTTAAACCTCGAACCCGGATATGAGATCTCGGTTATCAAATCATGGTCAGGAAGTGATCTTGAACGGATTGATCGGGCGATAAAAGGGTCGACATCAGAGGCGATTCATATTCTTACCGTTGAGGAGGGGGAAGCAGAACTCTACCGGGTGCAGAGTTATGGTCCAAAGCAGGTCTGGTCACTTGCTGCTGGAAGCGGGAAGACAGCGGAGGTGAGCAGCAGGGAAGAGTTTTCAGAGGCTGTTGTGTCACAGGTGTCACAGCTCACCGGACCACTGGTCATTGCAGGACCTGGGTTTGTAAAAGAAGAGATTATCGCGAAATTCAAGCGGAAAAATCCTTCCCGTTCTGCACCCCTGGTCATTGGGGATACCCGGGCCGGAGGAAGAAGGGCGGTGCAGGAGGTCATCGGCCAGGGTATCCTTGAAAAACTGAACGGGGATCTGCAGCTGGCACGGGAAGTAACCTGCCTTGATGAACTTATGCGGCGGATTGGTAAAGATGAGCCGGTAGCGTATGGAATCGATGCGGTCAGGGATGCAACCGGATGTGGAGCGGTTCAGACCCTCATGGTGGTGGATACCCTTCTTCGGGATCCTGATGCAGCAGATCTTATCAGACAAGCAGAGGCGATGCGTTCTGAAGTAGTCATCTTCTCTTCACGGTTTGAACCTGGTGAGCGACTTGCCGGTCTTGGTGGGATAGCAGCCCTTCTCAGGTATTCAATAGCCTGA
- a CDS encoding IS1182-like element ISMhu2 family transposase — protein sequence MSHRYNMIRGYGNEQQFLLPVNAMDWLSENDITYGILEILSILDISPFINKYRDDGRGSAFFDPRSMLGIIIYSMIRGEKSSRKIEMCCHYDIGYRIVANNLTPDHTTIYRFKKNNSKEIKSLFKQLSQIIVESGIARIGVLALDGSKFGCNASLSANKKLKYLEAELGRLFDESQEIDELENDDINIQDMEINRLPEHLSTKEKRKEVLNRAKEKLIERHDIESKKQEEKILDREKEELESGKKKRGRKPLEPKKEPSSDSKVNLTDPESQIMSTTNGWIQGYNGQIIVSENQFILAAMISDEQNDKKLLIPMLNELEDLFTGIHPSISPNILLSDAGYFSYPNSLAELDYGIQLIIPPSKERKIPEYSDNDGYISRMEMICRAICMGEIITFPELQSIGTFVWQSFMNREKQATTQEICKRVMEVRVKSPTGRELYRKRKYMVEPVFGNMKHNMRFRSFSQKGKENCEGEFFLAALVHNIKKLIRFEGIVKIKEFATNIIKPSRGSGFSYIFANTVCKVGIDTCRFIHQLVYFG from the coding sequence ATGTCTCATCGCTATAACATGATTAGAGGATATGGTAATGAACAACAATTTTTACTCCCTGTCAATGCGATGGACTGGCTATCTGAAAATGATATTACTTATGGCATATTAGAAATTCTTTCGATTCTCGATATTAGTCCATTTATTAATAAATATCGTGACGATGGTCGCGGTTCTGCCTTTTTTGATCCTCGTTCAATGCTTGGAATAATAATTTATTCAATGATTCGTGGAGAAAAATCTAGCAGAAAAATTGAGATGTGCTGCCATTATGATATTGGATATCGGATCGTCGCCAATAATCTTACACCTGACCATACAACGATCTATCGTTTCAAGAAGAATAATTCAAAAGAAATCAAATCCCTTTTTAAACAATTATCTCAAATTATCGTAGAATCCGGGATAGCAAGAATCGGTGTCCTAGCCCTCGATGGATCAAAATTTGGCTGTAATGCCTCTTTATCAGCCAATAAAAAATTAAAATACCTTGAAGCAGAGCTAGGTCGGCTTTTTGATGAATCACAGGAAATTGATGAGTTAGAAAACGATGATATAAATATTCAGGATATGGAGATTAACCGACTACCTGAGCATCTTTCAACAAAAGAAAAACGAAAGGAAGTTCTTAATCGGGCTAAAGAGAAATTAATTGAACGACATGATATCGAATCTAAAAAACAAGAAGAAAAGATTCTGGACCGCGAAAAAGAAGAATTAGAATCGGGTAAAAAGAAACGAGGTAGAAAGCCTTTAGAGCCTAAAAAAGAGCCATCTTCAGATTCAAAAGTAAATCTCACTGATCCTGAAAGTCAGATAATGTCAACCACCAATGGCTGGATTCAAGGGTATAATGGGCAGATTATCGTTTCTGAAAATCAATTTATCCTCGCTGCAATGATATCAGATGAGCAAAACGATAAAAAATTATTAATACCTATGCTAAATGAACTCGAAGACCTTTTTACGGGTATTCATCCATCAATTTCGCCTAATATACTACTATCTGATGCAGGTTATTTCTCATACCCGAATTCTTTAGCAGAATTGGATTATGGCATTCAACTCATCATCCCTCCTTCTAAAGAAAGAAAAATTCCAGAATATTCAGATAATGATGGGTATATCTCACGAATGGAAATGATATGTCGGGCGATTTGTATGGGAGAAATAATCACATTTCCGGAATTGCAAAGTATCGGGACGTTTGTTTGGCAATCTTTTATGAACAGAGAGAAACAAGCAACAACTCAGGAAATTTGTAAACGAGTTATGGAAGTACGTGTGAAATCCCCCACTGGTAGAGAGTTATATCGAAAACGAAAATACATGGTCGAACCAGTTTTTGGTAATATGAAACATAATATGAGGTTTAGGAGTTTCTCTCAAAAAGGGAAAGAGAATTGCGAGGGAGAATTCTTTTTAGCTGCATTAGTGCATAATATAAAAAAACTTATCAGATTTGAGGGTATAGTTAAAATTAAAGAATTTGCTACGAATATTATAAAACCGTCAAGAGGTTCAGGTTTTTCCTATATTTTTGCAAACACAGTATGTAAAGTGGGAATTGATACATGCAGGTTCATACATCAATTAGTCTATTTTGGTTGA